In the genome of Monodelphis domestica isolate mMonDom1 chromosome 2, mMonDom1.pri, whole genome shotgun sequence, one region contains:
- the GGPS1 gene encoding geranylgeranyl pyrophosphate synthase, with protein sequence MEEVQKTSERILLEPYRYLLQLPGKQVRTKLSQAFNHWLKVPEDKTQIIIEVTEMLHNASLLIDDIEDNSKLRRGFPVAHSIYGIPSVINSANYVYFLGLEKVLTLNHPDAVKLFTRQLLELHQGQGLDIYWRDNYTCPTEEEYKAMVLQKTGGLFGLAVGLMQLFSNYKEDLKPLLDTLGLFFQIRDDYANLHSKEYSENKSFCEDLTEGKFSFPTIHAIWSRPESTQVQNILRQRTENIDIKKYCVHYLENVGSFEYTRNTLRELEAEAYKQIEALGGNPELVALIKYLSKMFKEEN encoded by the exons GTAAACAAGTGAGAACCAAACTTTCACAGGCATTCAATCACTGGCTGAAAGTTCCTGAAGATAAGACACAG ATTATCATTGAAGTTACAGAGATGCTACATAATGCCAGTTTACTCATTGATGACATTGAAGACAACTCAAAACTACGCCGTGGCTTTCCTGTTGCCCACAGCATATATGGAATTCCATCTGTAATCAATTCTGCCAATTATGTGTATTTCCTTGGACTAGAGAAAGTTTTAACTCTCAATCACCCAGATGCAGTAAAGCTCTTTACCCGCCAACTTCTAGAACTTCATCAGGGACAAGGTTTAGATATTTACTGGAGGGATAACTACACATGTCCCACTGAAGAAGAGTATAAAGCTATGGTACTGCAGAAGACAGGTGGACTTTTTGGATTAGCAGTAGGTCTTATGCAGTTGTTCTCCAACTACAAAGAAGATTTAAAGCCACTCCTTGATACACTTGGTCTCTTTTTCCAAATTAGGGATGATTATGCTAATCTACACTCCAAAGAATACAGTGAGAACAAAAGTTTTTGTGAAGATCTAACTGAGGGCAAGTTTTCATTTCCTACTATTCATGCTATTTGGTCTAGACCTGAAAGCACTCAGGTTCAGAATATCTTGCGGCAGAGGACAGAAAACATAGATATTAAAAAATACTGTGTACATTATCTTGAGAACGTAGGTTCATTTGAATATACTCGTAATACACTTAGGGAGCTTGAAGCTGAAGCCTATAAACAAATTGAAGCACTTGGTGGAAATCCAGAGTTGGTAGCTCTAATTAAGTATTTAAGTAAGatgttcaaagaagaaaattga